The Malus domestica chromosome 10, GDT2T_hap1 nucleotide sequence TCAGTCCAAATGTGAAAGCAAATTGTACTCAATCTATGTGATAAATATTTCAGTGATCTAATGTAGTTAGAGGTTTGAACTTGGTAATGTTGGAAACTGGAGAATGGTGTTGCGCTTAAGAGGATCTTGATAGCTTTGTCAATAAGGTTTGCTCTCAAAATTATGGTTGCAGTGGCGCACTGGTGCTTGGTTAAGCTAGCAATTACAATGACGTTTGACTAAACGTTCTTTTATGTCTCATTGGAAATTTTATCCTGTGTTTGTGTACGGTTCTTTTAGTTTACTAAAAATTTGACTTTGTATATAGCTAGTAGTGGAACAGAAATATAGGTTCTTTATTCTGAATTGCAAAATGATTATAAGACTCATTGAAATTTCTATGTTATTTTGTATTTTCTCATGATGGTAAGAATAGATctttatgattttattttttatgttaagcCATTGTTTCACTAATTAATGGGTTGGAATTGTTCAGTTTTAAACGATACTCAAAACACTCTTCTAATAATCAGTATATGGATGCGTACTTGCGTGACTTGTGTACCTCACGTGTAAAGTTAGGTTTAATTTATGCTACTATTATTGATTGTTTTCTTCCAACTTGCAGCAAGCTGCATCAAGTCTTTCGGACTTGGATCAATCACCTCCAGCGTCTATGTTGGAGTCAATGCAGCCTTTACTTAATGCAATTGTCAAGCCAGAGCTGTTGAAGCATCAAGATAGAGACGTCAAGCTTCTAGTTGCAACCTGTATTTGTGAGATAACTCGAATTACTGCACCTGAAGCTCCTTATAGTGATGAAGTGCTAAAGGtgcatttattttattaagtcAACTGGTTAAAGGATATACTGTGTTTTCATTTTGTCAATGTGTACTCTCAGTCTCAACTGATTGTTCCGGATGTCTTTGCAGGACATATTTCACTTGATCGTGGGAACTTTTAGTGGATTGAAAGATACGAGTGGTCCATCATTTGGTAGAAGAGTACTCATTTTGGAGACTCTTGCCAAATATAGGTCATGTGTTGTAATGTTAGATCTTGAATGTGATGATCTGGTGAATGAAATGTTCAGTACATTTTTTGCGGTTGCcaggtttgtttttttttgtttctttaaaatatttgtacATGAGTTTGAGGAATATCTTGTTATCATATCCTCTATAGCATATGATCATCTCTCTAAGGTGGTCATTTCTTTTCCACTATATTTCATGAGTTAATTTACTTTGATTAAGTTACTTGAAGTCTATAATCTATGTTGCTATACATTTCCAAGATAATGTCTATAGATCAGTCTGATAATGGGCATCAATTGGTTGGTTATTTTTAAAATAGCTTTCCTATAAAACATGGAACAAAGATACAATACTTGAAACAAGAGAACCTTATCGCATAAAATGTGAACCCTCTAATAGAAAGTTAACATGGAATACAGCTAGTAGCAAGATATGTTATCTACTAAAAATGCCCTGGGAGGGGGGTGATTGTTGCTGTTCATTGATTGACtgaatttctttcttctttctaaaTGTTTATTACCGAAGGTATATTTTCCGCTTCAATTTAATAATCAACATTTCGAAATTTGTCATATGCAGAGATGATCACCAAGAAACTGTTTTCTCATCGATGCAAACAATTATGATTGTGCTCTTAGAAGAGAGCGAGGAATTGCGAGATGATCTTTTGTTTATTGTATTGTCTATATTAGGTCGTAATAGAAGTGTAAGAATCTTCTCTATTTTCTGGTCTATGGAATTAATTTTGTAGTTTTTCTGGGTCAAGTTACATTGTGTGCTGACCTTGTGAAATTCAAATACTAGGATATCACTGTGGCTGCTAGGAGGCTTGCCATGAATGTTATAGAACAGTGCGCAGGAAAGCTTGAATCTGGCATTAAACAGTTTCTTATATCATCAATGTCAGGAGACAACAAGTCTGAAAATCATCAGATTGATTACCATGAAGTCATCTATGATGTATATCGATGTGCTCCCCAAATCTTATCAGGAATTGTCCCATACCTAACAGGAGAGTTACTGGTATATACTAATCCAATGTCTGGCATTTCGTCTCTTCATATTACATTACATGGATATTTTTAGTttgatgaataaatttaaagtaaaatTTTGAACATCTGCAGACTGATCAGCTAGAAACTCGTTTAAAAGCGGTTAGTTTAGTTGGAGACCTATTTTCTCTGCCAGGCTCTACCATCTCCAAAACCTTTCAGCCAATCTTTTCGGAGTTCTTGAAGAGGTTGACCGATAGAGTTGTGGAGGTTCGCATGTTGGTCCTCCAACATGTCAAGAGCTGTATGCTGTCAAATCCTTTCAGAGCTGAAGCTCCCAAAATAATTTGTAAGTTCTTTGGAGCATTTGAGCTGCATGCTGTCAAATCCTTTCATATCTTACACCTGCTGATTTTGAGCTGGGTTAACATTTTCTAGCTGCCCTCTGTGACCGGCTATTGGACTTTGAAGAAAAAGTACGGAAGCAAGTTGTTGCTGTAGTTTATGATGTGGCATGTCATGCCCTGAATTCAATTCCACTAGAAACTATAAAATTGGTTGCAGAGCGCCTTCGAGATAAATCTGTATATACACTTGTCCCTTTTATCTTCATTTGTGCCCATTTAGTTTATTTCTCCATTTTCCGTAATGCTCCATTTTCCCTTTCCCAGCTACTTGTTAAAACGTATACCATGGAGAGGCTAGCTGAGATATTCAGGGTTTATTGCGCAAAGTGCTCTGATGATCCACTCCTATCCAGTGATTTTGATTGGATTCCTGGGAAGATTCTGAGATGTTTTTATGACAAAGATTTCAGGTAAGCCCTTCagggttttggtttttaatagGAAAGTTTGCATGGTccaatatatcatatatatatgtactcacatctgttatatatatttttctgtttCTATTGTACAGCATTATCAGTTTATGCTATTTGGAAAATGTTAGGAGGAACCAAGTAATGATAGGTTGTTCAAGATCTTGATGTATATCTAGTTCATCCCTGttgtgagattttttatttatttatatgtttatatatttattagaggtcgcacttggtgcgatggcaagtgccttcgcccatgagcggtaggtctcgggttcgagacttgggagcagcctctccataaatgggggtaaggctagccaacattcacctctcccagaccctgcgtaaagcgggagccttgtgcactgggtacgacctttatttgtttatatatttattaagaaaATTCTGGCTCACCCTCTGaccttttttttgtcaaatggttGATTTAGAGATCTATTAACTACTTTTCTACGTGAtgattttgctttttttaaCCAAAGTTCCTAGATCGAAATTGACTCAGGTTGTAATCTACTGATACTATGCATGGGTTGTCTATCACATTTGTTCTTGAGATTCAGGTTTTGTCAACTGCAAGTGCAGAAACTCAAATTGTTTACAGTGAATGGTCATGATTGTATTGATGAGCAACACATTAGATTTGTTGTCTAGTGGTAGCATTCATAGTATTTTATATTTTGAGGTTTTTCCACCTGCTACCCTCTTTTTGAGTCTGAATGTTGAGCATTTAATTTTTTAGCACTTCAATTTTGCAGATCGGATACAATTGAAAATGTTCTGTGTGAGTCCCTGTTCCCTCCAAATTTTTCCCTCAAAGATAAAGTTAAACATTGGGTCAGAGTCTTCTCAGGATTTGATAAAGTTGAGGTGAAGGCTCTTGAGAAGATTCTAGAGCAGAAACAAAGGTAAGTTGTCAAGGCTTGGATTTGATACCGAGTGACGACTTTCAAAACTCCTCTCAACTTTTTGATCCTGGTATTTGATGATTTGTGAACTGATTTTCAGGGGATTTCTTCTTGAATTTCAGGTTACAACAAGAGATGCAGAAGTATCTGGCACTTAAGCAGATGCATCAGGTTAGCAAATGCTCTGAGTTTGAACTGTGAAATGTCATATGATGTCCCAATCAAAGTGACTGGTTGTGGTTCAAATGCAGGATGGTGATGCTCCTGAGgtccaaaaaaaaattctctacTGTTTTCGTGTAATGTCACGGTTGTTTGCTGACCCTGTTAAGGCTGAAGAGGGTTTTCAATTTCTTGATCAACTGAAAGACGTTAACATCTGGAAGATTTTAACAAATCTTATTGATCCAAACACTGGCTCCCAGCAAGCTTGCACTTTACGGGTAAGGAGTAACTCACTAATATAATTGTATTGTAGTATGTTCCTTAATGATAAAAACCGGCAAATAGGGTTTGCACTAGTAAGGCAACCCATATCTGAAATCAAATGCCTCATGCTTTACTCTCATTCTGCCATTGCATCAACATAAAGGGTGTCAGTCTCACTACATTTGACATCTATAATTGTTACACCAACAACTGTAGCTAGTCAATACCCCCATCTCCAGCAGggccaaaacacacacacaaagacaACTAATTTTCCGCTTGCTACCTATATGTATTAAACTTCCTATCATATCCTACCTTCATCAGCGCATGTCTATCCTCAACTCGTAACTTTACAATTCTATGATTAGTTGGGTTTGGAATACCAAACCTGAGTAGCCTCGTATAAGATATGATTTCTGAACCTAATGTTCTCTCAGCTTTCTTATTTTGTAGTAGGACATGGAAACTGCACGTCGATGTTGTATTTAAATTGATATTTATCCAAACGTTCCTTATTTGCAGGATGATTTGCTTAGGATTCTGGGTGAAAAACACCGACTGTATGAATTTCTTAGCACTCTCTCAGTGAAGTGTTCTTATCTACTTTTCAACAAAGAGCATGTGAAGGAAATTCTTCTGGAGATTCTTGTACACAAATCTACTGCAGATATGAAATATGTGCAATCTTGCATGAATATTTTGGCGGTAAGGATACAATTCTTACTATCTCTTTTGTAGATAAATCTGTAAAATGTTTGCTCTGATTACTATCTGCTCAAGCTAGTAAACCACACTTTTCCCCAGACCTGTGGATCGACAACTATGTCCCATACTCGTGCATACTTTTGCTTTCTAGTATGTTTATGTTATCTGTCAGGGTCAAAATTCTTTATCATTGAGATTGGAGGTTCTTATAGTGGTATTATCTTTGGCCTAATATATGATAGTTAGCAAGAGTTTCCAGTTTCATTCTCGGAAAATTTAATGTTATTTGAGCATTTTCAAGTCTAAATTTCGAATTCTTCTGTAATGTATTTTCAGATTCTTGCACGCTTTAGTCCATTATTACTCAGTGGGACAGGAGAAGAACTAGCAAATTTGCTTAACGACGATGATGAAACAATAAAAGAAGGGGTTCTGAATATTTTAGCTAGGGCTGGTGGTATCATCCGGGAGCATCTTGCAGTGTCATCAAGGTTCAACTGTTGGAATTTTAAACTATTAGGCTATTCCCCTTGTATTGCTCATTGTTGTCCTATATTTATCTTGCAGTTCCATAGACCTTGTATTGGAAAGGTTGTGCTTGGAGGGCAGTCGAAGACAGGCAAAGTATGCTGTACATGCCCTTGCAGCGATAACAAAGGACGATGGACTTAAATCACTCTCTGTTTTATACAAGGTTTAAGATTAGTGTTACTTTATGTGCACAATTATATCCTCTTAAGTTGTATAATAGTAAGATAATGTGAGCAGTTGGGAAGTTGATATTTCTCAATTTGCAGAGGCTTGTGGATATGCTGGAGGAGAAGACACATTTGCCTACTGTACTACAATCTTTGGGGTGTATAGCTCAGACTGCAATGCCAGTTTTTGAAACTAGAGAGAAGGAAATTGAAGAGTTTATAGTTGAAAAGATCCTAAAGTGCAATAATGTATGCCTCTCTAATTCACTGCACTTGTGATATATCTTTAATTTTATGACatgttgataattttttttttttgcatatggATGCTTTACTTTTCAGAAATCAGGCGACAATAAAAATGCATCTTGGGATGACAAAAGTGAGCTTTGTTTGCTAAAGGTTGGTCAATTTtggtcaattttattttttattttttgtttaccGTATAGAACTGTGGGTTTAATTTCATTGTTCATATTTTATCCTCCAGAAGGAATTAGGTAACTTGTCCAGGATATAATAGTGTAAACAGTGACCCCTTTGATGTAATACCTTTTTGCATGCTCCTTATACATGGGTttgctctttcatttttttttttttttttgagttgtaGATATACGGGATAAAGACATTAGTGAAAAGTTATTTGCCTGTCAAAGATGCTCATGTTCGCTCTGGCATTGATGGTCTGCTGGAAATCTTAAGAAACACACTTTCTTGTGGAGAAATATCAAAAGACATAGAAACAAGGTAAGTTCAAAATTGTACATTTCCTGGTTCTGGTTGAATGAGTTTGATCAATCTACTTCAGTTTGTTGTTTGTAATATGAGGCATcaaatttcatgtaaaattttTGTGATTTACAGTTCAGTTGACAAGGCGCATTTGAGGCTTGCTTCTGCAAAGGCGGTTCTTCGTCTGTCCAAGCACTGGAATCATAAGATACCTGTTGATATCTTCTACTTAACCTTGAAGACTTCGGAGGTGGAGTTTTTCCTCATAATATTTTCTGTATTACTTgctgtatttttgtttttgttctgtttttcGTAGTACAAGTACTTGATTGTCATATTCATACAACTAGATGTCTTTTGTTTGTCtttattaatttgtttattatttttggtCTTGTAGATAAGTTTCCCTCAAGCTAAGAAAATTTTCCTGGACAAAGTTCATCAATACATAAAGGACCGGCTTTTAGATGGAAAATATGCTTGTGCATTCTTTTTTAACACATCTGGATCAAAGTCAGCAGAGTTTCAAGAGGTATTGATACTAGGGTTGATTCATTCAGATTAATTATCCTTGTTTTAGCGTGTTTATTGGCTGAAGTTTGTATTTTGTTTGTAATGGCAGGAGAAACAGAATCTCGCAGACATTATTCAAATGTATCACCAAACAAAGACACGGCATCTCTCCGTGCAGCAATCTGATGCTAATTCATTGACTGCTTATCCGGAGTACATCCTCCCATACTTAGTTCATGCCCTTGCACATCATTCTTGTCCTAATATTGATGAATGCAAGGATGTGAAAGCATTTGAGCCGATATACCGGTACTATATCCTGACTTAGATGAATTTATAGATACTTTCTATATGAAACCAGAGCTGAAATGATTGAGAAAATGAGGTGGAATTATTCTATATCTGTATTTAAATAATATCTTGgcattattttattgttaatgCTCATTCTCACCGAGTTGTCATTTTCTGTATTTTACAGGCAATTGCACTTATTTCTGTCTATGTTGGGGCATAGAGATGATGATGTCAAGTCAGAATCTAGTAGCAACGTTGAAAAGGAGGACATTTCTGCTATAATCTCTATCTTTCAAAGTATTAAGTGCTCTGAAGATATATATGATGCAACAAAGTCAAAGGTTGAGTGTTAAACTTTTTGTTGATCTTCAATCATCGACCCCTCCACCTGTTTCAAGCTTACTTATGGGATACTTTGAAATTTGCAGAATTCACATGGTATTTGTGACCTTGGGCTGTCAGTTACCAAACTCTTATTCCCAAAGGAGAATGATTTACAAGGATTGCCAGCATCAATGCCTCTGCCTTCAATGTTGTACAAACCAtatgagaagaaagaaggagatgaCTCTGTGGTAAGGgatccctttttctttttaagtcTTTTGCTGGATAAGGCTGGTAATGATCAAGAGCTGGTGCCTTGCCTATGTGTTGGGCATGCGGTGATAGATTTTAGTTTCAGGAATGAGAGATTAAACCCACATTTTAGACTTGAAAGTGGACTATTTCTTGCTTATGTACAAGAGTTGAGAACTCAAAATAAAAtgacttcaaaagaaaaaaaaaaaaaacgtaagtTTTTCTTGAGTTAAACTACTTGAGTTAAACCAACATTAAACTTTTCTTGAAATATTTGGCTATTTTTGATCATATGCTCAATTTTTATTATATCAACTTAATGCTTGTTTTTGATAGGCCAGCGAAGGGCAAACATGGTTGGCAGATGACAGTGTGCTGACTCACTTTGAATCTCTTAAGTTAGAGTCTAGTGAAACGGTATGTTGTAATACTGAAGAACACTTGCACTTTCTTGAAATATGCTGTGATATTTGGTACATTGACCTTTTAGTAACTGGTGCACTGTTTCTTTCATCACAACAGGGACTTTCAGAGATTGCTGAAGATGAGCTTCTGAAAGATGGTGAAAGAGATGGAGGTGAAGTGCCTTTAGGAAAAATTATAAAGCGCTTAAGATCTCAAAATTCCAAGGCTAAAAGGGCGAAAAAGAACAAAGCATCATCAACGGATGCAGAGAATGCTGAAAATAGTGTTGATATATTGAAAATGGTCAGGGATATAAATTTGGATAATTTGGAAAAACCTTCTAAGTTTGAGTCAAGCAATGGTCATGAAAATCTTCCAAGCAAGAAATCAAGAATGGATCTAAAGCacgaaaaggaaaacaaaagaaaatgtacTGATGCAACATCTGTCCCCGTTCCTAAACGTAGGAGGTCGTCATCCGCTCACAGTGCTTTCAGATCACCTAGAAGCACTTCCAAGTCTCCTCTAAGTGCTTCACTAGACGATGTAGACAATGTAAGAATTCTTTCATTCAATCCATCTACATGAATGCTAAGATTCACCACAGCTCTGAAAATAAAATGTCTATGCAGAGAAAACTGTTTCAAGGCACCGAGTCAGATTTGTTGGTTTCATGCTTCCGGAAGAATGCTACCTCTTCGTCACAACGTAAAGGCAGAGCCTCTGACCGTGGTCATAATGATGAGGCAAATGAAGTTGGAGAAGCCAGTGACCGTGAGGTGAGTTggcttcaacttttttttattcaaaatgcaTAACGTCATGGTTCTGTTAGCTGTTCAACATTAAACTTATGTTCTACGTTTATTGCAGGAGCCTAATGTACTGAAGGCTGACAAGGATGACCCAAATAGTGATTTCAACTCTCCTGCAGGATCCATCAAGAAGCGGAAAAGAAAGAGTATTGCCGGTTTGGCAAAGGTAAGTTGATTTACACCTTCCAATTCTACATCACAGTGGTGACGTCATTAAAACTGGCACATCTCCCTTTATTGTATCATTAGTATGTCGTTTCTGAACTGATGCAGTTTTCTATTTTCATCCTCAGTGCAAATTCAAGGAAAGTGGAAAAGATGTTGAGGACTTGATTGGTTGCAGAATAAAAGTTTGGTGGCCAATGGATAAGCGGTTAGTGCTCTAAAAGATAATATGTAGACACGACATGTAGATTGAAGCTTTCCTTTTTGCTGTTTATTATACCCTAAAACTTTCCCTTTCATTTCTAATTTCTGTCTTACTTAAGCAACTGCAACTATATGATTATGAACTAGTTTATAAGTAAGAACTAGTACATAAGTAAGCACTAGAATACTTATTTGGCTCAATTTAAAATCTACAGATTTTATGAAGGCACAGTGAAGTCATTTGATACGTTAAAGAGGAAGCATGTGGTAAGCTGCTCTTTCTTTCCCCTATCATCTTTTGGATATATGGATTACCCGTTGTAAATGTGCGTTTCAAATAATTTTCAATTGTTTATGTCATATGGAAGATACTATATGAAGATGGAGATGTAGAAGTACTTCGGTTAGAAAAGGAACGGTGGGAGCTCATTGACAAAGGTCGCAAGCCCACAAAGGTGTGAAGTTTCTATCAAAATTCTCTCTCTAGCTGATAGCGTTCTGCAGTTCTACTTTACATTTCCAGTAAAGCAACAAATCCTGACATAATTCTGACACATTACACGTTTCCTCATTCGCAGAAGTTAAATTCGTCAAAGAAATCCCCCTCAAAAGAAGTGTAAGTATGGTCTTTCTGATGCAAGCGTGTAGGTTATTTGTTCTTCAAAGTGATTTGCAAAATGTTTCTGGGGAATTTTTTTTAGCGTTGAATGGGATAGTGGTGTTGATGTCTATGGTATGccatcttcattttcttcaattttatcATTACAGGTCCCCTGGTCAAAAGACTAAGCGTGCAGGTGGTTCGCGTGAGAACaaaaaaccaattaaaatgTGAGTGAAGTTTGCATCCCTTGCTTATTTGTCTGATTCTTTTTCTTAATAATGAAAATTGTAAATGCGATTGGTCTCTGATTTTCTAGAGTTAAAAGGAAAAGAACACCAAAGAAAAACTCGGGCGGGAAGAAGGGCGTATCAAAAAGAAATCATTGGGGAAGTCGG carries:
- the LOC103446819 gene encoding sister chromatid cohesion protein PDS5 homolog A isoform X2, with amino-acid sequence MTAPALSHEKMAQKLEQQLKEVGSKLETHHSSKDAIVKLLKQAASSLSDLDQSPPASMLESMQPLLNAIVKPELLKHQDRDVKLLVATCICEITRITAPEAPYSDEVLKDIFHLIVGTFSGLKDTSGPSFGRRVLILETLAKYRSCVVMLDLECDDLVNEMFSTFFAVARDDHQETVFSSMQTIMIVLLEESEELRDDLLFIVLSILGRNRSDITVAARRLAMNVIEQCAGKLESGIKQFLISSMSGDNKSENHQIDYHEVIYDVYRCAPQILSGIVPYLTGELLTDQLETRLKAVSLVGDLFSLPGSTISKTFQPIFSEFLKRLTDRVVEVRMLVLQHVKSCMLSNPFRAEAPKIISALCDRLLDFEEKVRKQVVAVVYDVACHALNSIPLETIKLVAERLRDKSLLVKTYTMERLAEIFRVYCAKCSDDPLLSSDFDWIPGKILRCFYDKDFRSDTIENVLCESLFPPNFSLKDKVKHWVRVFSGFDKVEVKALEKILEQKQRLQQEMQKYLALKQMHQDGDAPEVQKKILYCFRVMSRLFADPVKAEEGFQFLDQLKDVNIWKILTNLIDPNTGSQQACTLRDDLLRILGEKHRLYEFLSTLSVKCSYLLFNKEHVKEILLEILVHKSTADMKYVQSCMNILAILARFSPLLLSGTGEELANLLNDDDETIKEGVLNILARAGGIIREHLAVSSSSIDLVLERLCLEGSRRQAKYAVHALAAITKDDGLKSLSVLYKRLVDMLEEKTHLPTVLQSLGCIAQTAMPVFETREKEIEEFIVEKILKCNNKSGDNKNASWDDKSELCLLKIYGIKTLVKSYLPVKDAHVRSGIDGLLEILRNTLSCGEISKDIETSSVDKAHLRLASAKAVLRLSKHWNHKIPVDIFYLTLKTSEISFPQAKKIFLDKVHQYIKDRLLDGKYACAFFFNTSGSKSAEFQEEKQNLADIIQMYHQTKTRHLSVQQSDANSLTAYPEYILPYLVHALAHHSCPNIDECKDVKAFEPIYRQLHLFLSMLGHRDDDVKSESSSNVEKEDISAIISIFQSIKCSEDIYDATKSKNSHGICDLGLSVTKLLFPKENDLQGLPASMPLPSMLYKPYEKKEGDDSVASEGQTWLADDSVLTHFESLKLESSETGLSEIAEDELLKDGERDGGEVPLGKIIKRLRSQNSKAKRAKKNKASSTDAENAENSVDILKMVRDINLDNLEKPSKFESSNGHENLPSKKSRMDLKHEKENKRKCTDATSVPVPKRRRSSSAHSAFRSPRSTSKSPLSASLDDVDNRKLFQGTESDLLVSCFRKNATSSSQRKGRASDRGHNDEANEVGEASDREEPNVLKADKDDPNSDFNSPAGSIKKRKRKSIAGLAKCKFKESGKDVEDLIGCRIKVWWPMDKRFYEGTVKSFDTLKRKHVILYEDGDVEVLRLEKERWELIDKGRKPTKKLNSSKKSPSKEVSPGQKTKRAGGSRENKKPIKMKRTPKKNSGGKKGVSKRNHWGSRDKDSSEVSNDEPTLTSKVDEMDSGSSEENAEKVDENVTDEGESDVEVKSVSEGKQLKDAEESPHHTEESAEENPGSEGSPAEDMDTIPQDAENGNEEMQHSEEKEADELSGGSREVNEEDPSDSEGIQEKDDISGSPLKQEKSHVEASSLSDAGDDELSDDEPLSKWTQRVVKKGSKPVR
- the LOC103446819 gene encoding sister chromatid cohesion protein PDS5 homolog A isoform X1 is translated as MTAPALSHEKMAQKLEQQLKEVGSKLETHHSSKDAIVKLLKQAASSLSDLDQSPPASMLESMQPLLNAIVKPELLKHQDRDVKLLVATCICEITRITAPEAPYSDEVLKDIFHLIVGTFSGLKDTSGPSFGRRVLILETLAKYRSCVVMLDLECDDLVNEMFSTFFAVARDDHQETVFSSMQTIMIVLLEESEELRDDLLFIVLSILGRNRSDITVAARRLAMNVIEQCAGKLESGIKQFLISSMSGDNKSENHQIDYHEVIYDVYRCAPQILSGIVPYLTGELLTDQLETRLKAVSLVGDLFSLPGSTISKTFQPIFSEFLKRLTDRVVEVRMLVLQHVKSCMLSNPFRAEAPKIISALCDRLLDFEEKVRKQVVAVVYDVACHALNSIPLETIKLVAERLRDKSLLVKTYTMERLAEIFRVYCAKCSDDPLLSSDFDWIPGKILRCFYDKDFRSDTIENVLCESLFPPNFSLKDKVKHWVRVFSGFDKVEVKALEKILEQKQRLQQEMQKYLALKQMHQDGDAPEVQKKILYCFRVMSRLFADPVKAEEGFQFLDQLKDVNIWKILTNLIDPNTGSQQACTLRDDLLRILGEKHRLYEFLSTLSVKCSYLLFNKEHVKEILLEILVHKSTADMKYVQSCMNILAILARFSPLLLSGTGEELANLLNDDDETIKEGVLNILARAGGIIREHLAVSSSSIDLVLERLCLEGSRRQAKYAVHALAAITKDDGLKSLSVLYKRLVDMLEEKTHLPTVLQSLGCIAQTAMPVFETREKEIEEFIVEKILKCNNKSGDNKNASWDDKSELCLLKIYGIKTLVKSYLPVKDAHVRSGIDGLLEILRNTLSCGEISKDIETSSVDKAHLRLASAKAVLRLSKHWNHKIPVDIFYLTLKTSEISFPQAKKIFLDKVHQYIKDRLLDGKYACAFFFNTSGSKSAEFQEEKQNLADIIQMYHQTKTRHLSVQQSDANSLTAYPEYILPYLVHALAHHSCPNIDECKDVKAFEPIYRQLHLFLSMLGHRDDDVKSESSSNVEKEDISAIISIFQSIKCSEDIYDATKSKNSHGICDLGLSVTKLLFPKENDLQGLPASMPLPSMLYKPYEKKEGDDSVASEGQTWLADDSVLTHFESLKLESSETGLSEIAEDELLKDGERDGGEVPLGKIIKRLRSQNSKAKRAKKNKASSTDAENAENSVDILKMVRDINLDNLEKPSKFESSNGHENLPSKKSRMDLKHEKENKRKCTDATSVPVPKRRRSSSAHSAFRSPRSTSKSPLSASLDDVDNRKLFQGTESDLLVSCFRKNATSSSQRKGRASDRGHNDEANEVGEASDREEPNVLKADKDDPNSDFNSPAGSIKKRKRKSIAGLAKCKFKESGKDVEDLIGCRIKVWWPMDKRFYEGTVKSFDTLKRKHVILYEDGDVEVLRLEKERWELIDKGRKPTKKLNSSKKSPSKEVSPGQKTKRAGGSRENKKPIKIVKRKRTPKKNSGGKKGVSKRNHWGSRDKDSSEVSNDEPTLTSKVDEMDSGSSEENAEKVDENVTDEGESDVEVKSVSEGKQLKDAEESPHHTEESAEENPGSEGSPAEDMDTIPQDAENGNEEMQHSEEKEADELSGGSREVNEEDPSDSEGIQEKDDISGSPLKQEKSHVEASSLSDAGDDELSDDEPLSKWTQRVVKKGSKPVR